The DNA window GCCCGGTTCCCCTGCCTCGACGCGCTCAATCGCCTCGTAAAACGCATGGAGACTGCCCTTCGGATCGCTGAGCGGCTCCACTGCGGCCCGCGCGCCCGTTTTCTCCAGTGCCCTTCCTGGCTTCAGCCTCACCTCTGCTTCCACTATAGGATCTGATTTCGTGACGATACTCGGCTTGAAGTCCACCACTTGTTGCACGGCATCCCAATCCATCAGCCGGTAGTTTTTCAACTGCGGAATGTACTCGAGCGCAGCCACGCTGGCCGCCAGAGACAGCACACTCAAGAAAGTTTTGATTGGAAAATCCATGGCCTCTAGAACTGCGAGTACACAAAGGGGGCATTGCCGGTGGCTGCCACATACTTGATACTCATCGCCAGCATAGCGAGTAATGCAGCCTGTACTACAAATGGTGCGCGCCCGAACAACACCTCGCTCTCCTCCAGCCACTTCTTCGGTGCATAATGTCCCGCAATCGCGATCGCCCCGATGGTGAGCAGCGCACCCGTTAGATTCGCGGTCGACATCGTCAGGCTACCGATCTGGGTCAGAATGTCGACTGCGTTCTCAAAGCTCGAGGCCCGGAAGAAGATCCAGCAGAAACACACAAACTGCACCGTCCAGAAGGTCGCCAGCGCCCGGCTCAGCGCGGAGTCCCATTTCTGTGCGCCACGCCAGGCCTGCCAGCCGCGGCAAGCTGCCAGTCCCACGCCGTGCAGGGTGCCCCAGAGCACAAAATTCCAGGTGGGCCCATGCCAAAAGCCGCCAATCACCATCGTAAAGATCAGCGCGACATACGGCATGAGCTTGCCCCGCAAGCCAGGGAAGGAGAAATAGACGTAATCGCGCAGCCAACTGGACAAGCTGATGTGCCAGCGCCGCCAGAAATCCGAAATATTGACCGACGCATAGGGCATGTTGAAGTTCTGCGGCAATTTCAAGCCCAGCAGCAAGGCGCTTCCGATCGCGATATCGCTGTAACCCGAAAAGTCGAAATACAGTTGCAGCGCATATCCATAGACCCCCGCCAGCACCTCCAACCCGCTATAGAGCTTCGGAAAGTCGAAAACCCGGTTCACCAGATTCTCTGCCAGATAGTCCGCCACCAGCAGCTTCTTCATCGCGCCCAAGCCGATCAGAAACAGAGCGCGGCCCCCATCGGAGGCGGCCAGCTTCTTCGGCTTTTCGAGTTGCGGAATTAGATTCGTCACCCGGGTGATCGGCCCGGCGAGGATTGCTGGAAAAAAGCTGACGGCCGTAAAGTGCGCGAGCAAACTCGGTGTCGCCTTCGCATCGCGGCGGTAGACATCGATCGTGTAGCTCAGCGCCTGGAAGCAGTAGAAGCTCAAACCCAGAGGCAGAACCCACTTCCAGTTCTTATCCCAGGCCGGCATGTACTTCAACGAGATCAGAATGCCCAGATTTGTCGCCAGGCTCAGCCCGAGGAGCGTGCGCCGCCACCACACCCGCTGGCTCGCCTGCATCCCCAGGCCGCAGAGATAATCCACCAGGCTCGCCGCTGGAATCAGCGCGAGATAAAACAGGTCCCAACGCGCATAGAAGAAATAGTTGGCGGCCAGGACAACGGCCAATACCGGCGTCCGCCACCGCGCCACCATCCAATACAGAAAGAACACTGCCGCGAGAAATACGAAATACGCGGACGAGGTATTGAGCATTTAGTAAGACTTGGTGAACTTGTTCCGCTGGTTGACCACCGTGAAATGGCCGTCCGACTTCGCGGTCACTTCAATGTGGAAGCCACCGGGCGAGGTCAGGTTCGCGATATAGGGGTCCTCGACATTGTGCTCTTTGCCTGCCGGGACGGAGTAGTGCAACTGCCAGAAACCGGCAAGGCCCGGGGCCGCGCGCATACTGTCGATCGCCGGAGCCTCGCCGCCCTTTTTCTCGCCGTTGTTCATGACAATGGCCTTCGCGCCCAGGGCATGCACCAGCGCCGGGTTGTTGCTCGCCCAGAGACCGTGGTGTGTGGATAGATACAGATCCACCTTCCCCACTTTGTTCACCGGGCAGGCGACTTCCATTTCCTTATTCCAGGTCAGGTCGCCCATGTCGAGAAAGCGGAATTCGCCATACTTCACCAGAATCCCGACACTGCGTGCATTCTCGCTCGGGTCAACGGCCTTCTTGGTGGCGGCGCCGCAAAGATTGTTGTCGCCGGCGCCACGGGCCAGGGCAGAAGCGCCCCGGATCGTCTCGCCGTCGGCGGTGATCACTTCCACCTCAAGGCCGGCAATCGGAAGCTTGTCCCCAGCCTTGACAATGGTCTCCTTGGACTTCGCCTTTGCCTCTTCATACATCTTGTTCAATTGATCGGCGCCTTTGCCGCTTTCGACATTCTTGCCATGGCTCACCAGATTCACGACAGGCAGCCGGTCCATCAGCGTGGTAATGCCGCCCACATGGTCGGTGTGAAAGTGGGTGATCAGCAGCCAGTCGATCTTCTTGATCTTGTTTTTCTTGGCCACGGCGGCAATCCGTTCCGCATCGCGGCTGTTGTTGCCGGGCCAGCCCGTATCAATCAACAGACTTTCACCCTTCGGTGTGATCAGCAGCGTGGCTTGCCCTCCTTCCACATCGATGAAAAAGATCTTCAGATCCTTCGCCGAGGCGGCCATCGCCGTGAACGCCACAAATATCATCATCCAGCCACAAAGCCGTCGCATTTCCCTAAACTATCACTCCGCGAAACCCGTATACACTGTTGAGAACGTACCGGGTCTGAAAAAATATGCCTTTTTGCAACAAATGCGGTGCCGAGGTCCAATCAGGAGACGCCTATTGTGGCGCTTGTGGTGCAGCGCAACATGTAGGGGCCGGCGCGGCAAAACCTCATTACACCCGGCCTGTTCCCGGCAACCGCTCTGATTTCCTGGGTGATCTCGATGAGAACACAGCCGCTGTTCTCTGCTACATCCCCTTTGTCGGTTGGCTTTTTTCCATCATCGTCCTGTCCTCGGAACGCTTCCGGCGCAACAATACCGTGCGCTTCCACGCCTTCCAAGGCCTCTATATGTTTGTCGCCTGGCTCATTTACGACTGGGTGATCGCTGGCCTGCTCTACGACATCATGCCCCGCGCTTACCTTATCACCCGCGCCGTCAAACTGGGGCTCACAGCCGCTTGGATCTTCCTCATTTACAAAACCAGCCAACGCCAAGTGGTGCGGATTCCCTTCATCGGCGAACTAGCCGACAAGAGCGTCGCCGAGCAGCGCTAGGCGATGTTATAATTATTCATAGTCAGTGAATAATTATACTATGTCCAGCACCAAGTCGCTTCGCGCGGGCATCGTCGGATTTCGTGGTTACTCCGGCGCCGAACTCGTCCAGATCCTCCATCGCCACCGGCACGTCGAAGCGGTTCCCCTCGAACACCGTACCGGCGCCGATGCGCTCCCTCTTTCCGCCGATACCATCGCGCGCGAGAAGCTCGATGTTGTCCTCCTGGCCACGCCTCCCGAGGCTTCAATGGAGCTGGCCCCCACTTTTCTGGCCGGTGGCGCGAAAGTTGTCGACCTGTCTGGTGCCTTCCGCTTCAAGTCTGTAGCAGACTACACCCGTTGGTATAAAGAACCCCATCACGCCGAGTCGCTTCTTGCCGAAGCCGCCTACGGTCTGCCCGAGTTCTATCGCAATACGATTCGTCCGGCTCGTTTTGTGTCCAATCCCGGCTGCTATCCGACGGCGGCGAATCTCGCCCTGCGGCCACTAGTGCAAGCGGGTGCGATCGATTTGCAGGCGGGCGTCATCTGTGACGCAAAAAGCGGAGTCTCTGGCGCGGGCCGCAAGGCGAGCCTGAAGACCTCCTTCTGTGAGGTCACGGAGAACTTCTCCGCCTATTCGCTGCTCGACCACCGGCATGTTCCGGAAGTGCTCCAGAACTCCGGCCTCCTCGAAAGCCAGTTCAGCTTCACCGCACAATTGATCCCGATTGACCGGGGTATCCTCGAAACGATCTACTTCCGGCGCTCCACCCCGGACTTTACTCCAGACCATCTCTATCAGCTCTACAAAGACGCTTACGCTGGAGAACGCTTCATCCGCATCCACGCCCCCGGCAAGGTGCCCGATCTGCACGCCGTCCGGCGCAGCAACTATTGCGATATCGGCTTCAGCCAGCAACCCGACGGGCGTACGGTCGTCGTTGCCGCCATCGACAATCTGGTCAAAGGCGCTGCCGGCCAAGCGATCCAGAATATGAACCTGATCCTGGGTCTCGAAGAAGCGGAAGGTCTCTAAGCTCATGAAACTCCTGGTGAAATTGGGCGGAACCCTCCTCGACAACCCAGATTCGCGCACCAGCCTGTCCCAGCAACTGGCGGCCCTCTACAAAACGAACCCAATTCTCACCATCGTGCACGGTGGCGGCAAGCAGATGACTCGTTTTCTCGAAGCGCAAGGCGTCCAGTCCATCTTCGTAGAAGGTCTCCGTGTCTCGAGCCCGGAAGTCATGGATGCAGTGCTGAAGGTTTTCGCTGGCAGCGTCAACCATGGACTCGTCTCCACCCTTGTCGCACAGGGGCTCGACGCTGTCGGTCTCACCGGCATCGATTGTGCCCTGACGGAGTGCGAAATCGTCAATCCCGCCCTCGGCCAGGTCGGCAAACCTGTCCGGGCAAACACCCGGATTCTGGACACCCTCACTGGCGATCGCTTTCTGCCGGTGATCGCCTGTGTGGGTGGCGACAAACAGGGGGGCATCTACAACGTCAATGCAGACCAAATGGCCACCAGCCTCGCCGCCGCCTGGAAAGTGGACCGTTTGCTCTTTCTCACCGATGTGGAAGGGGTGCGTGGGGCCGACGGGCAGCGCATTCCGGTCTTGCACCAAAACGAAGCCAATGCCTTAATCGAATCGGGAGTCGCCACCGGTGGTATGCTCGCGAAGCTCCGGGCTGCTGAGTTCGCCCTGCAGAATGGGGTGGGCGAAGTTCGCATCGTCGACGGTGCTACCCCCAACGTCCTCGAGAGAGTGCAGGGAGGAGAAGCCCTTGGAACCGCCTTCCTCCTCTGACACCCACACCCGCAAAGCGCGCATGTCGGACATTCCGGCCATCCTTGCGCTGATCAATGGCTACGCCGCACAGGCGATTATGTTGCCCCGCACGGAATTCGAATTGTCCGAATTTATTCGGGACTTTACAGTTGTATATAAAGGTTCGGAGCTAATTGGCTGTGCGGCACTGCATTTTTATGGTCCAAGTATTGCCGAACTTCGCTCCCTGGCCGTTGCTCCAGCCTCGAAGGGAACGGGTGCCGGCCGCCTGTTGATGGAGGCGATCGACGAGGAGGCTCGCGCCTTCGATCTTCACTCGCTCTTCGCCTTTACGTATGTACCGGAATTCTTTGCGAAAATGGGCTACGAGCTTGTGGATCGCAACGAGCTCCCGCTAAAGGCTTGGAAAGATTGCCTCCGTTGCCCGAAATTCCAGGCTTGCGATGAAATCGCTGTCCTCAAACGGCTGAAATCGACGCCGATGCCGTCCTTCCGCCCGGAAGCCACCCAACTGGTTACACTCCAGCAAATCACCTTACCTCGCCCCTCTGGACATTAAAAAAAACCTGAGAGTTTTTTCGCGCTAAGAGTACTAGAACGATAGAATGAAGTTGTCCATAAGGCAGCTTCCAATCAGGAGCCGTTGCTATGCGCGCGCAAACTATCGACATTTTAGAATCTTCAGGGCGCATCCTTTGCTGCACAATTTTCAAGCCTTGTGGAAAAAAACTTCTCTCAAAGGGACATATTCTCAGTCAAGAAGACGTCCGGCTCATGCAGACCGAAGGGATGTCAGAGGTCTGGGTGACACAACTGGAAGATGGGGAGGTGTCAGAAGATGATGCCGTCCTTACGGTGGGCCGGGGGGTTGGCAGTGGCGCCCTTGAAATGCGTCCCGCCCCAGGGGGACGTGTGAACCTGATGGCAACCGAAGATTGCTGTGTTCTCGTTGACGACGAATTGCTGAAGCAGATCAACTGCACCTCCAGCGTCGTCATCGCGACCCTCCCCAATCTGAGCTTTGCGACGGCAAATCAGCGGATTGCCACCATCAAGAGCTCTCCCTTCGCGGTAGCCCAGTCCCAGCTCGAAACCATCACTTCGATCCTCAAGGAACGCGGGGCCATTTTACAAGCCCGCCCCATCCGGAAGCCCACCGTGGGTGTACTTTACTCCGACCCGATTAACGGGGATCGCGCGCGCATGCTCTTTGAAGGAATCGTGCGCCAGCGTCTCGGCCGCTTTGGGGTGTCGGCAAACTTCGCCTTGGCTTGCCTCGAGGACGAAGAGGAAGTCACCCGTGGACTGAGCCATTTGATCCGAACGAAGCCAACTGCAATCCTGGTCGCGTCCACTACTGCTCCGGCGGGTCCGGAAGACGTCATTGGCCGGGCGATTGTCCGCCTGGGCTGCCACACCGAGCGCTTTCTGGCGCCGGTGGAACCTGGAAACCTGCTGCTTCTTGCGTATAAAGATGACATTCCGATCATTTCGGCGCCGGGCTGCCATCGCTCCGCGAAGCCCAATGTCATCGACCTTCTCATTCCGCCAGCGCTTGCAAAGTACCGCATCTCCGGCTGGGAAGTGGCCTGTCTCGGTCACGGCGGCTTGCTTGGTTAAGCGTCCCTCCTCAACGCCACCAAGCAAGCTGCCAGAGAATTTCTATTTCGCCTTCACTCGGAGTAGGATTGCTTCGGGTGCCGCAAACTGATTCTGTTGCGGGCTCCGCGTTTCGACATTCCCTGCCACATAAATCACCTGTTCGAGCGCCGCACTGCCCGGTAGCGCCGCCAACGTAAAGCCACGCTTGGTTTCCTCTTCGTTCACCAGCACTCCGTTGAGACCAACATCCAACACCCGCACCGAGGGTGGCAGATTCAGCACCGAAATGGGAATCCGCCCCTTGAAGCCATTCTGCCGCTCGACGGTCAGGTTCACGTCCGCCGTCCCACCCGCTTCAATCTCCACCACCTTCGTGATCGCCGACACCGTAATATCCGGCTTCGGCATCATGGAAAGCAGCTTCAGCTGGTCTTCCTGGTTCGCATAGCGCGCCAGTTTCCCGGCCCGGCCCACCACTTCAATCGGTGTTGCCTGGCCGGCAACGCTCAAACTCGCGTCGCTCTTCAGCAGAATCGTGGCAAACACCTGTCCCGGCGGCATCACGGAGGGAGTCGCGCTTACACCTTTCGGCAAGCCTTCGACGCGCAACTCAATCGGTCCATCGAAGCCGTCCATCCGGAAGGCCTGCACGGTGATCGGTACAGCCGCTCCGGGGGGCAGATTCGGATTCCGCGGCGTCATCGACAGACGGAAATCTGGTTCCGCATGGCGCGCCGTCAAGCGGTAGGGCTGCGCCTTGGCGAGCTCTCCCCGTACATCGCGCAAACGCAGTTGGTACTCTCCATCGGCGGGCGCGGTGAAGTGCAGCAGTGAATCCTTGCTATAGCCCGGGCCGCCATCGTCATTGCGATAGTAGAGCCGGGTTAGTGGCAAGCCATTCGAGGTGAACTTCGCTCCGGCCGGATGTACCTGCACCTTATAGATACTGCTATCGATTGCATGGGCTTCCGCCGTCGTGTCCAGGTAGGTGATCCGCTGGCCATTGAAATTCTCGAAGATCATGTCGTCGTCCGGCGTTTTCGGCATCGCGCTCACCTGAATGACTTCGCCGCCGAGCATCACATAGTCACCCACCTGGATCGCGTTCCAGGAGTTGATGCGAATGCCGCGCGAGGCGCTGTCATGGTCGCGCAGCGTCGTGGTTGTTTCCCACACCGGACGCAACACCGCGCGCTCAATCGATTGGCCCTGCGCATCCACCACTTCGAGGAAGGAGTCGACATCACTCCCCGCCCGCTTTGCGTCCACTTCAAACACCAGCTTCTCGCCCTTCTTCGCTGCAAAGCGGAAGCTCGCCTCCTTCTTCAACTTGCCATTCACCGTCACCGGCAAACTGAGGGAATTCACCCCTTCCTTGGCCTCTACTTCGGGATGCTGGCCCAGTTCCAAGCGCACTTCATTGAACGATAGACCTGTTGAAAGCTTCGGCCGGGTGAGCACCGCAAAGGCATCGCGTTCGCTCGGCACTCCCTGCACCTCAAACTCGCCACTCCCGACATGCAGACCCTCCACCTTCACCTTGGCCTGCTTCCCTTGCTGCAAACCCAGCGGATACACGCTCGACACATAGGGAAACTCGCCGGCCTTCAAACGATAGAAGTGGCTCGCCCGGCCGCTTTGTTGAAAGTCGGTGATCTGCAGATAATAGTTGCCTTCTTTGGCAAAGCGGTAAGAAAAGGCCTTGACGCTACTCCCCCCATCCTGTCCAAATTCTGCGAGCACACTTTGATCCTCATTCAGAATCCGCACCACCGGCTGCAGCGTGCTTCCCAGCAGCATGCCCCCATTCTCAAAGCTCAGTTCCTGCCCGGCCCGCACCTTGATCTTGTACGTATCGACATCTCCATTGCGGCTGATGGCGCCGGTAAAGATGGCAGGGAGATAGACCTCTGTCGCATTGTCCACGCTATCGTTGGGCTCGACATCGGCAGCCTCTCCAAAGAACGGCTCCACCAGAAAAGTCCCCATCGGGCTGGTCCCCAGCGGGGTCAGCAAGCGGAAGTTCACCGGGCCCACGACAGCCTCGCCACTAATCTCCACTTCCACCGTCACCAGATTGCGCGGCGGCATCGGACCAAGATCAATCGACGACACGCCCCCGTTCGCACCCAGGCGCAGCTCGGCCTGATCCGGCAGTTCCTTCACACGAAGAATCTTTCCGGTGACACCCTTTTCGCTGAAGTAGATGGCCGAAGCGTTCGCCAGATTGAAGCCTTCGATCTCCATCTCCACGCTCATGCCACGCGCGACTCCAAGCGGCGCCACGCGCGATAGGGTCGGCGGTGTCATGCGGCTTCCGCTCGGCCAATCGCTCGCCTTCTGCGCAAATACACAACTCGCGCTCAACAATAGAACTGCAATTCGTTTCCTCATGGCACCAGCTCCGTAATGAGTAAGCTCCCGTTCATTCTGCCAATCGCCACCCGCGCGCCATCGGGCGAGTATTCGAGTCCATAGCTCCAATCGGGTTGATTGCCAAGGCTCTTTTGCTCCGACAAATCCGAGGCGCGGAACAACTTCACACTGCGGTCCGCCGAACTCGAGAGCAGATACTTTCCATCGCGGCTCCACACCACCCGCAAGATCGCGTCTTCATGCGCAATCATCGAATTGCGCAGCGTCGCGCCTTTTTCCTCGAGAGACCAAACACGGATCGTCTTATCCTGTCCGGCGGCCACAATGCTCTTTCCGTCGGGCGACACTGCGACGCTATTAACGCCGTCGGTCGGCTCGCTCATCGTGAACAGGCGCTCGCCCGTCTCGGGGTTCCACACCTTGATACTGCGGTCGGCCGCTCCGCTCACCAGACGCTTCCCATCGGGTGTGAAGGCGATCGAGTAGATCGCATCGATATGGTCCTTCAGCGTGCGAATCGCTTTGCCTGTCTCGGCATCCCAAAGCTGGATCAGCTTGTCATAGCTCGACGTCGCGATGGTCTTGCCATCGGGTGAGATTGAAAGGCCATAAATGCAATCAGAGTGGCCGTTGATCGTTGCCTTCAGCGTCCCATCCGCATTCCAGATTTTCACCTCGCCCTTGCGGCCGGGGGCTCCCCCCGCCGCGGCAAGATACTTGCCATCGGGGCTCCAGGCCAGCGCGCGCACCGCATCGGCATGGCCGATCAGCTTGGCGGTCTCGATCTTTCCCGTCGCATCGAGGAGCCGCACTTCCTGATAGCCGCCAACTGCGATCGCCTTGCCATCCGGCCGCCAGGCGAGCGTATAGATCTGCCGCAGTGCGGGCGAAGCACCCACCAGCGGCAATCCAAACACGAGTGCCAGAAATTGCCGTCTCATTGGTTAAACAGAAACTCCTTGCTCGTCAGCAGCGCCCACATCAGGTCTTCCGCACTCTGCCGCCGCGATTGCAACAACGCTTCGGTCGTGCCCTTGGCGAGCCGCGAAGACCGCAGCAACTCGGCCGCGCGCTGCTTCTCGCTGTCCTTCGGGTAGCGTCCAAAGGCCGACAGATACACCTGCTCAATCATCCGCTGGTCGCTGATGCCGAGCTTCAGAAACAGGCTCACGGACCCATCCTTCGCCATCAACTTCCGGTTCAGTGTCTCGCCATTGATCACATGCAGGGCCTGTGCAATGCTCGGGTCACTCGATCGCTCACCCGCATCGCAGATCACCCGCTT is part of the Bryobacter aggregatus MPL3 genome and encodes:
- the argC gene encoding N-acetyl-gamma-glutamyl-phosphate reductase, translated to MSSTKSLRAGIVGFRGYSGAELVQILHRHRHVEAVPLEHRTGADALPLSADTIAREKLDVVLLATPPEASMELAPTFLAGGAKVVDLSGAFRFKSVADYTRWYKEPHHAESLLAEAAYGLPEFYRNTIRPARFVSNPGCYPTAANLALRPLVQAGAIDLQAGVICDAKSGVSGAGRKASLKTSFCEVTENFSAYSLLDHRHVPEVLQNSGLLESQFSFTAQLIPIDRGILETIYFRRSTPDFTPDHLYQLYKDAYAGERFIRIHAPGKVPDLHAVRRSNYCDIGFSQQPDGRTVVVAAIDNLVKGAAGQAIQNMNLILGLEEAEGL
- a CDS encoding zinc-ribbon domain-containing protein; this encodes MPFCNKCGAEVQSGDAYCGACGAAQHVGAGAAKPHYTRPVPGNRSDFLGDLDENTAAVLCYIPFVGWLFSIIVLSSERFRRNNTVRFHAFQGLYMFVAWLIYDWVIAGLLYDIMPRAYLITRAVKLGLTAAWIFLIYKTSQRQVVRIPFIGELADKSVAEQR
- a CDS encoding N-acetyltransferase, producing the protein MEPPSSSDTHTRKARMSDIPAILALINGYAAQAIMLPRTEFELSEFIRDFTVVYKGSELIGCAALHFYGPSIAELRSLAVAPASKGTGAGRLLMEAIDEEARAFDLHSLFAFTYVPEFFAKMGYELVDRNELPLKAWKDCLRCPKFQACDEIAVLKRLKSTPMPSFRPEATQLVTLQQITLPRPSGH
- a CDS encoding ComEC/Rec2 family competence protein, which codes for MRRLCGWMMIFVAFTAMAASAKDLKIFFIDVEGGQATLLITPKGESLLIDTGWPGNNSRDAERIAAVAKKNKIKKIDWLLITHFHTDHVGGITTLMDRLPVVNLVSHGKNVESGKGADQLNKMYEEAKAKSKETIVKAGDKLPIAGLEVEVITADGETIRGASALARGAGDNNLCGAATKKAVDPSENARSVGILVKYGEFRFLDMGDLTWNKEMEVACPVNKVGKVDLYLSTHHGLWASNNPALVHALGAKAIVMNNGEKKGGEAPAIDSMRAAPGLAGFWQLHYSVPAGKEHNVEDPYIANLTSPGGFHIEVTAKSDGHFTVVNQRNKFTKSY
- the argB gene encoding acetylglutamate kinase — encoded protein: MKLLVKLGGTLLDNPDSRTSLSQQLAALYKTNPILTIVHGGGKQMTRFLEAQGVQSIFVEGLRVSSPEVMDAVLKVFAGSVNHGLVSTLVAQGLDAVGLTGIDCALTECEIVNPALGQVGKPVRANTRILDTLTGDRFLPVIACVGGDKQGGIYNVNADQMATSLAAAWKVDRLLFLTDVEGVRGADGQRIPVLHQNEANALIESGVATGGMLAKLRAAEFALQNGVGEVRIVDGATPNVLERVQGGEALGTAFLL
- a CDS encoding MBOAT family O-acyltransferase, giving the protein MLNTSSAYFVFLAAVFFLYWMVARWRTPVLAVVLAANYFFYARWDLFYLALIPAASLVDYLCGLGMQASQRVWWRRTLLGLSLATNLGILISLKYMPAWDKNWKWVLPLGLSFYCFQALSYTIDVYRRDAKATPSLLAHFTAVSFFPAILAGPITRVTNLIPQLEKPKKLAASDGGRALFLIGLGAMKKLLVADYLAENLVNRVFDFPKLYSGLEVLAGVYGYALQLYFDFSGYSDIAIGSALLLGLKLPQNFNMPYASVNISDFWRRWHISLSSWLRDYVYFSFPGLRGKLMPYVALIFTMVIGGFWHGPTWNFVLWGTLHGVGLAACRGWQAWRGAQKWDSALSRALATFWTVQFVCFCWIFFRASSFENAVDILTQIGSLTMSTANLTGALLTIGAIAIAGHYAPKKWLEESEVLFGRAPFVVQAALLAMLAMSIKYVAATGNAPFVYSQF
- a CDS encoding WD40 repeat domain-containing protein; this translates as MRRQFLALVFGLPLVGASPALRQIYTLAWRPDGKAIAVGGYQEVRLLDATGKIETAKLIGHADAVRALAWSPDGKYLAAAGGAPGRKGEVKIWNADGTLKATINGHSDCIYGLSISPDGKTIATSSYDKLIQLWDAETGKAIRTLKDHIDAIYSIAFTPDGKRLVSGAADRSIKVWNPETGERLFTMSEPTDGVNSVAVSPDGKSIVAAGQDKTIRVWSLEEKGATLRNSMIAHEDAILRVVWSRDGKYLLSSSADRSVKLFRASDLSEQKSLGNQPDWSYGLEYSPDGARVAIGRMNGSLLITELVP